One genomic region from Rosa rugosa chromosome 1, drRosRugo1.1, whole genome shotgun sequence encodes:
- the LOC133724951 gene encoding ubiquitin receptor RAD23b-like: protein MKLTVKTLKGSHFEIRVQPTDTVMGVKKNIEDIQGKDNYPCGQQLLIHNGKVLKDETTLADNKVTEDGFLVVMLSKSKTTGLAGASSAQPASTIPPTTAPITNSTSRAEAPIQAPPSESTTPASDTANVHTDTYGQAASNLVAGTNLDETIQQIMDMGGGNWDRETVTRALRAAYNNPERAVDYLYSSIPETAEVAVPVAHFPGSQASETGIANAPPVSGAPNSAPLNMFPQEALSGAGAGALGSLDFLRNNHQFQTLRSMVQANPQILQPMLQELGKQNPQLLRLIQEHHAEFLQLINEPLEGSEGDMFEQPDQEMPHAINVTPAEQEAIERLEAMGFDRALVIEAFLACDRNEELAANYLLENAGDFED from the exons ATGAAGCTCACTGTAAAGACCCTCAAGGGCAGCCATTTCGAAATTAGGGTTCAGCCCACTGACACC GTGATGGGTGTTAAGAAGAACATTGAGGATATACAAGGGAAAGATAATTACCCTTGTGGGCAGCAGTTACTGATACACAATGGGAAGGTCTTGAAAGACGAAACTACCTTGGCCGACAACAAGGTCACTGAAGATGGTTTTCTTGTTGTCATGCTTAGTAAG AGTAAAACTACAGGCTTAGCAGGGGCTTCATCTGCTCAG CCTGCTTCTACAATTCCACCTACAACTGCACCAATCACAAATTCTACTTCCAGAGCCGAAGCTCCCATACAAGCACC GCCCTCAGAGAGTACCACTCCTGCTTCAGACACCGCTAA TGTGCATACTGATACCTATGGTCAAGCTGCGTCAAATTTAGTTGCCGGAACTAATCTTGATGAGACTATTCAACAGATAATGGATATGGGTGGTGGAAATTGGGACAGAGAAACAGTTACACGTGCACTTCGAGCGGCTTATAACAACCCAGAGCGAGCAGTGGACTACTTGTACTCT AGTATTCCAGAAACAGCGGAAGTTGCAGTGCCTGTGGCTCATTTCCCTGGAAGTCAGGCATCTGAAACAGGCATAGCCAATGCTCCACCTGTCTCCGGAGCACCTAATTCAGCTCCCCTGAATATGTTTCCGCAG GAAGCACTGTCCGGTGCTGGCGCTGGTGCACTTGGATCCCTCGACTTCCTTAGAAACAATCATCAG TTCCAAACGTTGCGCTCAATGGTACAAGCCAACCCACAAATTTTACAG CCCATGCTGCAGGAACTTGGAAAGCAAAACCCCCAGCTTTTAAGATTAATTCAGGAGCACCATGCCGAGTTCCTTCAGTTAATAAATGAACCTCTTGAGGGTTCTGAAGG TGACATGTTTGAACAGCCTGATCAAGAAATGCCACATGCTATCAATGTAACTCCAGCGGAACAGGAGGCCATTGAACGA CTTGAGGCAATGGGATTTGATAGAGCCTTGGTGATTGAGGCGTTTTTGGCATGTGACCGTAATGAAGAGCTGGCAGCCAACTATCTATTGGAGAATGCTGGAGATTTCGAAGATTGA
- the LOC133724954 gene encoding putative disease resistance protein RGA3 yields the protein MAEALVSFLVEQLGSFIFQHVEQNVKLVVNVKKEVVNLTLNLKTIQAVLADAERRQVKEDSVRRWLNNLKEVSYEVDDVVDEWSTEILKQQIENQGDNAIVPNKKVYFSIPFRCLGTGQVTRIISRRDIAVRIKELNEKLALIHEQQKFYKFLQNEIEFEQPERLKSFSIVDKSGTFGRDYERNKLVSELVSENSEEKKTPLVKSIVGMGGIGKTTLAQLAYNDEKVNACFQTRIWVCVSEPFVQIAVAKAILEGLKVTAPNSNELETFVQLISDSIKGKKFLLVLDDVWDSDHRKWEPFLTTLGCGGSGSRILVTMRITQVASTLGATSDHTIHLKELGEETCRSLFYHIAFFDDERKESKKFEDIGNEIVKKCKGLPLAAKTLGSLMRCKKTLQQWVEVLNSKIWELQEFEQQVFQPLLLSYYDLKPLSKRCLLYCATFPKDHVIVKDKLIELWMSQDYLEVKGGNKEKTTVGQWCFENLVTRSFFQDIVEDSDGNIESCKMHDIVHDFVQYLTKDECFSMVVKGANERMELPGDEVRHLSLMFAPKGPFPVSSLNCKSLRTLTAFESKLTSIGVELISQSKSLRTLNLSENSIREVPKEIGGLIHLRYLDLSENHELMELPDSLCDLYNLQTLRVVNCSELVKFPDEEAMRKLTKLKHLYVYRCCRLKSKGIGRLTGLQKLDVFHLNGYRGEDKEGTLKLQDLENLNQLEGSLEIAHLESVEDASEGVKACLSEKHLLHHLHLDFLCFGLCYHQGKEEGRGQNDREILNGLQPHGGLESLTIQNCQLATSPCPDWILSLHNLTSLVLSDFGNCELLSGPFGRLPSLESLVFQGMEKVKKVGVELLGIEERELQSSSSSSSLILFPKLKTLQFWRMRNWEEWEGVGGDFQNNITIMPSLSRLVLNGCSKLGTLPDFLRKTPLLQSVTLVASPILEGKVGDKTIEEWVFSNSQG from the coding sequence ATGGCTGAAGCACTTGTATCCTTCCTTGTAGAGCAGTTGGGTTCCTTCATCTTCCAACATGTGGAACAAAATGTGAAACTTGTTGTGAATGTCAAAAAAGAAGTAGTCAACCTTACCCTCAACCTCAAAACTATTCAAGCTGTGCTGGCAGATGCAGAGAGGAGGCAAGTCAAGGAGGACAGCGTGAGACGCTGGCTCAACAATCTGAAAGAAGTGTCGTACGAGGTAGACGATGTGGTGGACGAGTGGAGCACTGAAATCCTGAAACAACAAATCGAGAACCAAGGTGACAATGCTATTGTACCTAACAAGAAGGTATATTTCTCTATTCCCTTCCGTTGTCTTGGTACTGGCCAAGTCACTCGGATAATTTCTCGTCGTGACATTGCTGTGAGGATAAAAGAGTTGAATGAGAAGTTAGCTTTGATTCATGAACAGCAAAAATTTTATAAGTTCCTTCAAAATGAAATAGAATTTGAGCAACCTGAACGATTGAAAAGTTTCTCAATTGTCGATAAATCTGGGACATTTGGTAGAGACTACGAAAGGAATAAACTAGTAAGCGAGTTAGTGAGTGAGAATAGTGAAGAAAAGAAGACGCCTCTTGTCAAATCTATTGTAGGTATGGGGGGGATAGGCAAAACAACTCTTGCCCAACTAGCCTATAATGATGAAAAAGTAAATGCTTGTTTTCAGACAAGAATATGGGTTTGTGTCTCAGAACCCTTTGTACAAATTGCGGTTGCCAAAGCCATCCTTGAGGGTCTTAAGGTAACTGCCCCAAATTCAAATGAGTTGGAAACTTTTGTTCAACTTATATCTGACTCGATTAAGGGCAAGAAGTTCCTTCTTGTCCTAGATGATGTTTGGGACTCAGACCATAGAAAGTGGGAGCCCTTCTTGACAACATTAGGGTGTGGTGGCTCAGGGAGTAGAATTTTGGTTACAATGCGAATAACGCAAGTTGCTAGTACACTGGGAGCAACTAGTGACCACACAATCCATTTGAAGGAGTTGGGTGAAGAAACTTGTCGGTCATTATTCTATCACATTGCATTTTTtgatgatgaaagaaaagagtcTAAAAAGTTTGAAGATATTGGTAATGAAATCGTGAAAAAGTGCAAAGGCTTGCCTCTTGCTGCTAAGACTTTGGGTAGTCTAATGCGGTGTAAGAAAACACTGCAACAATGGGTAGAGGTTTTGAATAGTAAGATATGGGAATTACAAGAGTTTGAGCAGCAAGTCTTCCAACCGTTATTACTAAGTTACTATGATTTGAAACCATTGTCCAAACGTTGTCTTTTGTATTGTGCTACATTTCCTAAAGATCATGTGATTGTTAAGGATAAGTTGATTGAGTTGTGGATGTCACAAGATTATCTTGAAGTCAAAGGAGGAAATAAAGAAAAGACAACAGTAGGTCAATGGTGTTTTGAGAACTTAGTAACGCGGTCTTTCTTTCAAGATATTGTGGAAGATTCTGATGGGAACATTGAAAGTTGTAAAATGCACGACATCGTGCATGACTTTGTGCAATATTTGACCAAGGATGAATGCTTTAGTATGGTGGTTAAGGGTGCTAATGAGAGAATGGAGTTACCTGGTGATGAAGTCCGTCATTTGTCTTTAATGTTTGCACCCAAGGGTCCATTTCCTGTTTCTTCTCTCAACTGTAAGAGTTTGCGCACTCTCACAGCTTTTGAATCGAAACTCACTAGCATTGGCGTAGAGTTGATTTCGCAATCAAAAAGCCTTAGGACTTTGAATTTGAGTGAAAACTCGATTCGAGAAGTTCCAAAGGAGATTGGTGGATTGATACATCTGAGATATCTGGACTTGTCTGAAAACCATGAACTGATGGAATTGCCCGACAGTTTATGTGATTTATACAATCTGCAAACGTTGCGAGTTGTCAACTGCAGTGAACTTGTCAAATTTCCCGATGAAGAGGCAATGAGAAAGCTAACCAAGTTAAAGCATCTTTATGTCTATCGGTGCTGTCGTCTAAAATCAAAAGGGATAGGGAGGTTAACCGGTCTGCAAAAGCTAGATGTGTTTCATCTAAATGGTTATAGGGGTGAGGACAAAGAAGGGACGTTGAAGTTGCAAGATTTGGAAAACTTGAACCAACTTGAAGGGAGTCTTGAAATTGCACACTTGGAGTCTGTGGAAGATGCGAGTGAGGGTGTAAAGGCATGTTTGAGTGAGAAACATCTCCTTCATCATCTGCATCTAGATTTCTTATGTTTCGGTCTATGTTATCATCAGGGGAAAGAAGAAGGGAGGGGCCAAAATGATAGAGAAATACTGAATGGGCTGCAACCACATGGAGGTTTGGAATCATTGACCATCCAGAACTGCCAGCTGGCTACTTCTCCGTGTCCTGATTGGATCTTGTCTTTACATAATCTGACAAGTCTTGTCCTTTCTGACTTCGGTAATTGTGAGCTGCTTTCGGGTCCATTTGGGAGATTGCCGTCGCTTGAATCACTTGTATTTCAGGGGATGGAGAAAGTGAAAAAGGTGGGAGTGGAGTTATTGGGAATTGAAGAAAGAGAATTACAATCATCCTCCTCCTCGTCTTCTCTTATTTTAttccccaaattgaaaaccctCCAGTTCTGGCGGATGAGGAACTGGGAAGAGTGGGAAGGAGTGGGAGGGGATTTTCAGAATAATATTACCATAATGCCCTCCCTATCTCGCTTGGTACTTAACGGGTGCTCCAAACTTGGTACGCTGCCCGACTTCCTGCGCAAGACACCACTACTACAGAGCGTGACCCTCGTGGCTTCTCCAATTCTCGAGGGTAAAGTCGGGGACAAAACAATTGAGGAGTGGGTATTCTCCAATTCTCAGGGGTAA